One window of the Thunnus albacares chromosome 3, fThuAlb1.1, whole genome shotgun sequence genome contains the following:
- the cxxc4 gene encoding CXXC-type zinc finger protein 4 translates to MSNINNALCIENGQNADVSLLQKDNLQDGGLSQLLDYNAEMERYRSFANFYKTNGAFPQTAKIARITTPIFPSARIGMSPWNCDNAMLWGRKSAAINPNRTSMHRNDSQRPGKPGVPPETLQMANNNFLSTLSPEHCRPLAGECMNKLKCGAAEAEIMNLPERVGTFSAIPALGGISLPPGVIVMTALHSPAASAAVTDSAFQIANLADCPQNNSSASSGNPAKKKRKRCGVCAPCRRLINCGVCSSCRNRKTGHQICKFRKCEELKKKPGSSLERTPVNNGEAFRWFF, encoded by the coding sequence ATGTCTAACATAAACAATGCACTTTGCATTGAAAACGGACAGAACGCAGATGTGTCTCTCTTACAAAAGGATAATCTTCAGGATGGTGGATTAAGCCAGCTTTTGGATTATAACGCAGAAATGGAAAGGTACAGGTCTTTTGCAAACTTTTATAAAACCAATGGGGCATTTCCACAGACTGCTAAGATTGCCCGCATCACAACGCCCATTTTTCCCAGTGCTAGAATTGGCATGTCCCCTTGGAACTGCGATAACGCCATGCTCTGGGGAAGGAAATCAGCGGCAATAAACCCTAATAGGACCAGCATGCATAGAAATGACTCCCAGAGGCCGGGGAAGCCTGGCGTGCCGCCAGAGACGCTGCAAATGGCAAATAATAATTTCCTCTCTACCTTATCCCCCGAACACTGCAGACCTTTAGCAGGAGAATGCATGAACAAGCTGAAATGCGGCGCTGCTGAAGCAGAGATAATGAATCTCCCAGAACGCGTTGGAACTTTTTCCGCTATTCCGGCTTTAGGGGGCATCTCATTACCTCCCGGGGTCATCGTCATGACAGCCCTTCACTCCCCCGCAGCCTCAGCAGCCGTTACAGACAGTGCGTTTCAAATTGCCAATCTGGCAGACTGCCCACAGAATAATTCCTCGGCATCCAGTGGAAACCCAgcgaagaagaaaaggaaaaggtgTGGGGTCTGTGCACCCTGCAGGCGGCTAATCAACTGTGGTGTCTGCAGCAGTTGTCGGAACCGCAAAACGGGCCACCAGATCTGCAAATTTAGGAAATgcgaggagctgaagaagaagcCAGGCTCGTCGCTGGAG